One stretch of Deltaproteobacteria bacterium DNA includes these proteins:
- a CDS encoding type IV toxin-antitoxin system AbiEi family antitoxin — translation MRKLENEKGIIQNACDAFTRMTGLPLEVIGQPNARALALRAHGKRLNLVPEVKAVITPTDALLPLIRPNQPQNFILVARRVTETMADKLRENGIQFMDEAGNVFVNRPPLYIFIKGNRNPALKKAPVIGRIFKQTGIRVLFVLLCNPGQENLPYRTIAAKAEVALGMVNWVMQELKELGFLLVTGKGKGREIRLINKERLLERWITGYAEQLRPKLTLGHYRGAAGWWKSAELDPDRAHWGGEVAALKLTGHLNPQEITVYIDQDNLAAFLIPHKLKKDPAGDVEFLHRFWRPDAIPPNKDMVHPLLVYADLMATGNQRNLETARMIYDRHIVQFVREA, via the coding sequence CGATGCCTTCACGCGGATGACGGGGCTGCCGCTGGAGGTTATCGGGCAGCCCAACGCCAGAGCTCTTGCGCTGCGAGCTCATGGCAAGAGGCTGAATCTTGTTCCTGAAGTTAAGGCCGTGATAACCCCGACGGATGCACTGCTTCCTTTGATAAGGCCCAACCAGCCCCAAAATTTCATCCTTGTGGCCCGGCGCGTGACTGAGACAATGGCCGACAAGCTGCGGGAGAACGGGATCCAGTTCATGGATGAAGCCGGAAATGTTTTTGTCAACCGCCCTCCGTTGTATATCTTCATCAAAGGAAACAGGAATCCCGCCCTGAAGAAAGCCCCTGTGATCGGTCGAATTTTCAAGCAAACCGGCATACGAGTGTTGTTTGTCCTTCTCTGCAATCCCGGCCAGGAAAACCTGCCGTATCGGACGATAGCCGCGAAAGCGGAGGTAGCCCTCGGAATGGTGAACTGGGTTATGCAGGAGCTCAAGGAACTGGGTTTCCTGTTAGTAACCGGCAAGGGGAAGGGACGCGAAATCCGGCTCATCAACAAAGAGCGGCTGCTGGAGCGCTGGATAACGGGTTATGCCGAGCAGCTTCGGCCAAAGTTAACGCTTGGACACTATCGGGGAGCGGCAGGGTGGTGGAAGAGCGCGGAGCTGGACCCGGACCGTGCTCATTGGGGGGGCGAAGTGGCCGCCTTGAAGCTTACCGGGCATCTGAATCCGCAGGAAATAACGGTTTATATAGATCAAGACAATCTTGCGGCTTTTCTGATCCCGCACAAATTAAAGAAGGATCCGGCTGGGGATGTGGAATTTCTCCATCGTTTCTGGCGCCCTGATGCCATTCCGCCTAACAAAGATATGGTGCATCCTCTGCTCGTGTATGCCGACCTGATGGCGACTGGAAACCAGCGTAATCTCGAAACCGCCCGGATGATCTATGACCGGCATATCGTACAATTTGTCAGGGAAGCTTGA
- a CDS encoding nucleotidyl transferase AbiEii/AbiGii toxin family protein, whose product MTGISYNLSGKLDSSLVEVLQVVNQVATTLGIRFFMVGAMARDIVLEYCHAIRPARGTRDLDIGVEVTGWNEFQRLSDALLATGKFAAAQEPQSFRAGLYRVDIVPFGGVAEGQGKISWPPEHEVFMSTMGFQEAYESAMTLRLSDQPVLDVKVPTIPGMVLMKVISWHDRYPERPKDAEDLLFLMDHYAGAGNEERLFEKEDELLQAEDFDLVMAGIRLLGRDMGAIGSDSTGEAVASILKNEIGEQHRYRLVQDMIKGARIFDEFNETLEKLKKLAQGVNEGFHKKRSA is encoded by the coding sequence ATGACCGGCATATCGTACAATTTGTCAGGGAAGCTTGATTCTTCCTTGGTGGAAGTGCTCCAGGTGGTGAACCAAGTCGCCACTACCTTGGGCATCCGCTTTTTCATGGTCGGGGCGATGGCCAGGGACATTGTGCTCGAATACTGTCACGCCATCCGGCCGGCCCGGGGAACGCGCGATCTCGATATCGGCGTAGAGGTGACCGGATGGAATGAGTTCCAACGGCTTTCCGACGCACTTCTTGCTACGGGGAAGTTTGCCGCAGCCCAGGAGCCTCAATCATTCCGGGCAGGTTTGTATCGAGTGGACATTGTGCCGTTCGGTGGGGTCGCCGAAGGCCAGGGGAAGATCAGCTGGCCGCCTGAGCATGAAGTGTTTATGTCCACCATGGGTTTTCAGGAGGCTTATGAATCTGCCATGACCCTGCGATTGAGTGACCAGCCGGTGCTTGACGTAAAGGTGCCGACGATTCCAGGAATGGTGCTGATGAAGGTCATCTCCTGGCATGATCGCTACCCGGAGCGGCCCAAGGACGCCGAGGATCTGCTATTCCTGATGGATCACTACGCTGGAGCGGGGAATGAAGAACGCTTGTTCGAAAAAGAAGATGAGCTTCTGCAGGCGGAGGATTTCGATCTGGTTATGGCCGGTATCAGGCTCCTGGGACGCGATATGGGGGCGATAGGGAGCGATTCAACCGGCGAGGCTGTCGCGTCTATCCTGAAAAATGAAATTGGGGAGCAGCATCGGTACAGGTTGGTTCAAGATATGATCAAAGGGGCAAGGATATTTGATGAGTTCAACGAAACCCTCGAAAAATTGAAGAAGTTAGCACAGGGAGTCAATGAGGGTTTCCATAAAAAAAGATCCGCATAG
- a CDS encoding IS4 family transposase: MPSGYRLLQNQITRLRTKTVDEILTLWGPWTHLTEILGTPKRMRLFPPSQTFWLFLSQVLEADHSCRTVVRKFLLWLTLKTGKNASPNTASFCKARARLPQKGLESIHRRLTNEIEAQTTDDLLWRQRRVKIVDGTGLSMPDTRANQKIYPQSKRQKPGCGFPVMKLVAAFSLATGTIIGFVKGTLHDAERILFKNLWGLFEPGDVVLADSAFCSYADFYFLSQRRVDCVMANHHRRTKGLEFVKSLGKEDRLLYWIKMKPCPTWLEKRQWEKVPEKLLIREVSFSVTVRGFKTKRITLATTLLDQRQYPKEDLAQLYRRRWIAELYLRDIKITMGMDILRCKTPDMVHKELIMYIIAYNLMRALLLQSCIIMQVQMDRLSFKGALAILRQANPSMLLLIRTRKIEKSLHKAVLFIIAKDIVPDRPNRQEPRARKRRPKNYQLLNKPRSQFREIPHRNKYSKPLN, translated from the coding sequence ATGCCCTCCGGATATCGCCTCTTGCAGAATCAGATCACGCGCCTAAGAACAAAAACCGTCGACGAGATCCTGACCCTTTGGGGTCCATGGACTCACCTCACCGAGATATTGGGAACCCCCAAAAGAATGCGGCTCTTTCCCCCCTCACAAACATTCTGGTTGTTCCTCTCTCAGGTTCTGGAGGCCGATCACTCCTGCCGAACGGTGGTCCGGAAATTTTTATTGTGGCTGACCCTGAAAACGGGAAAGAACGCCTCGCCCAACACCGCCTCCTTTTGTAAAGCCCGGGCGCGATTGCCTCAAAAAGGTCTCGAATCGATCCACCGGCGGCTGACCAACGAGATTGAGGCCCAAACCACGGATGATTTGTTATGGCGGCAACGCCGGGTCAAAATCGTGGACGGCACCGGTCTGTCTATGCCGGACACAAGGGCCAATCAAAAAATCTATCCCCAATCCAAAAGACAAAAACCCGGATGCGGCTTCCCGGTAATGAAACTCGTCGCGGCCTTTTCCCTGGCGACCGGCACGATCATCGGCTTCGTAAAAGGCACGCTGCATGACGCCGAACGGATTCTCTTTAAAAATCTTTGGGGCCTTTTCGAACCGGGAGACGTCGTCCTAGCTGATTCCGCTTTTTGCAGCTATGCCGATTTTTATTTCCTGTCACAGAGGCGCGTCGACTGCGTCATGGCCAATCATCATCGCCGCACCAAAGGTCTCGAATTCGTCAAGTCCCTCGGCAAGGAAGATCGGCTGCTTTATTGGATAAAAATGAAGCCTTGCCCGACCTGGCTCGAAAAACGCCAATGGGAGAAGGTGCCGGAGAAACTCTTGATCCGGGAAGTCAGCTTTAGCGTGACCGTCAGGGGCTTTAAAACAAAGAGGATAACCTTGGCCACCACGCTTTTAGATCAACGCCAATATCCCAAAGAGGACCTGGCACAGCTTTATCGACGCCGATGGATAGCAGAGTTATATTTGCGGGATATTAAAATCACCATGGGCATGGACATCCTCCGATGCAAAACCCCGGACATGGTGCATAAAGAACTGATCATGTACATTATCGCCTACAACCTGATGAGAGCTTTGCTTCTTCAAAGCTGCATAATTATGCAGGTCCAAATGGATCGCCTATCCTTCAAAGGTGCCTTGGCCATATTGCGACAAGCAAATCCATCTATGCTCCTGCTAATACGGACCCGGAAAATCGAAAAAAGTTTACACAAAGCGGTCCTGTTCATAATCGCAAAAGACATCGTGCCTGACAGACCAAATCGACAGGAACCGCGAGCGCGAAAACGAAGACCTAAAAATTATCAGCTCTTAAATAAACCAAGAAGTCAATTCCGGGAAATACCCCACCGCAATAAATACTCGAAACCCTTAAACTAG